TAATGATCGACTAATATGTAGTAGTAAGTCTGATCACCTGGTAGACATGCTAGCCTGATTCCATGGTTGAGAGCTGGACTTTTCGTTACTATCTCACATCACTCTGATTGCAAACAGAGAGGTGAACACTGACAGACTCGGGTCAGTACGGCATGTAtcataataaaaatagaaggaagggcaagaaaatagaaaatacaaaaaagGCATACTGCGGCACAAACAAAACGAATTCAAGCCCTGCAAGAGATGGAATGACgagcatcatcatctggtcGGATGATCTTGTAATGGTCTTGGGGTTGACAGGGGTTACCATTCGCTGACCAGGTTCTCGCCCCGTCAGTAGCAAATAATGGGCACGAGTCCGTGCCACTGCAGTAGCTCTGTTTAGAGGTAAATTGAGGAGATCAATGGTCCTAttgctctctttccttcttttcatttctctctgGTTTCATGAATTTGTTCTACTGAAAAAGACctagaagagaagaaatttTATTTCCCTCCCTTCGTATCTTCTCAAACACCTTTCCAAGGGAATCAGGTTCCACTGGACCCGTTCCTAGCTTTTTGGTGTCCGGTACTACCTTGTTCTGTACCTTATTTATACTAACAGCTTTAAGTACCTCACTAGACTGGGCCCTGCCAACCTCCCGCTCAGTTCGAGCTTAGGCTTCCCCCGCCACCTTTCTATTCCCCGCACGTACCTCCTCTGTGACCGGAGGGACGATAAAGACCTGTGCGAGGAAGGTACCTAGGTAGCTGGGCGAGCTTTCCAAAATTGCCTTGGACGgcaccctcttcctcaccctccatctttctttatcctcCTTCCTGTGTTCAACCTCTACCGTTCTTCATCTTTACTCAAGCTTTGTTGTCTCTCGTTTCCTTTCAATTGCCTATATCTTTACCTTACCAGGATAGCGCTCGCAGGGAATCACAATGGCCAGTGAGGAGACTGGCGCCGAACCTCCCAAGCGGGATGTTCGCAACCATATGCTTTTCGAAGTTGCGACCGAGGTGGCTAATAGGGTGGGTGGAATTTACTCCGTCCTCAAGTCTAAAGCTCCCGTGACGACCGCCGAATATGGCGAGCGATACACTCTGATTGGACCCTTGAACCGTGCTTCAGCAGcggtggaggtggaagaATTGACTCCATCTAATCCTCGAATGATCGAGACGATCAAGTCGATGCAAGAACGTGGCATTGAGGTCATCTACGGTCGCTGGCTGATTGAAGGCGCTCCCCGGGTGCTTTTGATCGACACATCAACGGGATATAAATTCCTGGACGAGTGGAAAGGGGACCTGTGGAACACGGCGGGGATCCCATCACCGGCTGCAGACACCGAAACCAATGAAGCGATTGTCTTTGGATACCTGGTAGCATGGTTCCTGGGTGAAGTACGTTTGATAGACTGTACGATCGTTAGATATGGAGTCCGCTAATGAGGGAACTAGTTCATCGCCCATGAAAGACGGGTTGCGGTGGTCGCCCATTTCCACGAGTGGCTTGCTGGGGTAGCCCTCCCGCTGACCAAGAAGCGACATATGGATCTCACCACAATTTTTACCACCCACGCAACTTTACTCGGTCGCTATCTCTGTGCGGGATCAGTGGACTTTTATAACCACCTACAGCACTTCGATGTGGATGCAGAGGCTGGTAAGCGTGGCATCTATCACCGGTACTGTATTGAGCGAGCCGCGGCGCACACGGCAGACGTCTTCACTACCGTCTCCCATATCACCGCGTTCGAAAGCGAGCATCTCCTGAAACGAAAGCCAGATGGAGTTCTGCCGAATGGGCTCAATGTCAAGAAGTTCTCCGCAGTGCATGAGTTCCAGAATCTACACTCACAATCCAAAGAGAAAATTAATGACTTCGTTCGGGGCCATTTCTATGGCCATAACGATTTCGATCTGGACAATACCCTGTACCTTTTCACGGCGGGACGCTATGAATTCCGGAACAAGGGCGTCGATATGTTCATCGAAAGCTTGGCTCGCCTGAACCATCGCTTAAAAGCCAGCGGCTCCAAAACTACCGTAGTTGCTTTCATCATCATGCCAGCCCAGACCACGTCTCTCACGGTCGAAGCCCTCAAGGGACAGGCTGTCGTCAAGTCCTTACGGGACACAATCGAGATGATCGAAAAGGGCATTGGAAAGCGAATGTACGAGCGTTGCCTTGCGTGGAAGGAAGGCGACAACATGCCGGATGAGAAGGACCTCATGGCCAGTCAAGATCGCGTGCTGTTGCGACGCAGGTTGTTTGCCATGAAGAGGCACTCTTTACCGCCGATCGTCACTCATAACATGAACAATGACCACGAAGACCCAATTTTGAACCAGATCCGCCGTGTTCAGCTGTTCAACGATCCAACCGACCGCGTTAAGATAATCTTTCACCCAGAGTTCCTCAACTCGTCGAACCCCGTGCTACCACTCGATTACGATGACTTTGTCCGCGGTACGCATCTTGGAGTCTTCCCATCATACTACGAGCCTTGGGGTTACACACCCGCTGAGTGCACTGTGATGGGTGTCCCCAGTATCACCACCAATCTGTCCGGTTTCGGTTGCTATATGGAGGAGTTAATCGAGAACTCATCCGACTACGGTATTTATATAGTGGATCGCCGAATGAAGGGTGTTGACGATTCCGTCAACCAGCTTACTGATTTCATGTTCAACTTTGCTCTGAAGAGCCGCCGCCAACGGATCAATCAACGTAACCGCACTGAGCGGTTGAGCGATCTGTTGGACTGGAAACGTATGGGATTAGAGTATGTCAAAGCGCGGCAGCTGGCTCTTCGGCGAGGTACGTTTTCTCCATAGCCTCCATGTCCACCATGTAGGTTCCATATTTGTTCGCTAACACATGGATTGTGATTTACAGCCTACCCGTCTTCCTTTGGTAGCGGCGAAGACTTCTATGATATTATTGGAGGAACAGAACAGAAGATTTCACGACCGTTATCTGTCCCAGGGTCACCAAGGGATCGCTCGGGGATGATGACCCCTGGTGATTTTGCATCCCTGCAAGAAGTCAAAGAAGGACTGAGTACTGAGGACTATATCGCATGGCGGCTGCCGTAAGTTGTCCACTTGACTACATTATAGACCCCTTAGGCGAACGCGGTGCTAATCGGCTATTCAGTGGTGCaaccgatgaggatgaaccAGACGACCAATACTTCCCACTGACACTACGAACGAAAAAGACATCCGATCGACCCGCATCGCCGCTCGACCGCATATCAGTCAATGGTGGGAACTGATTGACAGCTGCATACCTTACTGGAGAATTACTGCCTAGCGTTCCACTCCCCAGCGCGTTGCCGTGCGCTGGTTCGAATCCCTCTCGTTGTGTGTTTCTGTGCCATAGCTTTCTTAACATTTGTCATATTTACTTACTTCAATTGCATGTTTATTGATATTCTTTGGAGAGAAACACAGTGACCCTTTCCGGGCCAAGCACGGTTAAGGCTCCCTGGATACAGCTTCACGTCTTCATCATACTTTGTTTGTACTGTTGTATTCATGTCATTTCTGTCTTTGTGTGAGCTTGCCAGCATGGGAATTGTCTTTTAAGAGCGTGGATAAATTCATTGCATGATGTGCGAGACGCCATACATTCTTCTTACGCAATTACCTGACATCATATCTAAGGGTCGTTGAGAGACTAGTGAGGGGTCGATCGTAGTCCCACTACAACACGAAGCCGGACGGACTGACCGGACCACCGTGCTCCAGTAGGTAAACGATATAGTTACTTTAGCAACAACagatacggagtagaagGAAACTGTTCACTGACAATTCATTCCGAATTACTACCAATGTGTcaatccttcttccccaattGTCCGCAGATTTGTGCGGGATTTGTTCGGAAGTCATCGTAGTGGGGTATAGGAAGAGGGTTTACTATTAAAACCTGTTGAGAGGGCCACGACAAGGGATCGCCGGGTATCCAATGGGACCGGGTGACAGTTATCGTCCTTCTGGAGGGTCCCGGTGAGGGTTGAAGCAGGGAATAGAGACGAGTAATATTGTTACTACGAGTAGAAATTCAGTAGGTGGGGTTGGATTCCATGTGACTCAAAGCCTATTATTTATTGTATTCCTCGACCCCTCCCTCGACcacttttcctttctcctttcccaCTACAATCCTCAGTCTCCATTCTACCAATTCCTATTTCACCACTATCGCTGCAACTCGCTCGGTACGGCTCACTATGAGGCCGCGCAGCCAGAATGACCTTCTGGGTCGTTTCGCTATGGGTTAATTTAACCACACGGGTCAAGGTATCGTACATAGTATAACAGTCATAGCTCCCGCATGACAGGTGTTCGTCTTGGACCTGCCCTGGTTGCCTGGCCATCCCCCTACTTCATGCTGTCCCTGCGTGTCTGTCTCCCTTTAGGGGTTGTGCCCCTCGAAGGAGACGTGAGACAAAGGGCAAAGGCTGAGTGGAGGGGTACCGGGTGTACGAGGCAGAGTCCGGTCGTTCTGAGATTATACTGTCATAACTTGATCTAGATAATACTAGCGAAAGGACATGCGTGGCATTGATTGTTCCCCTTTATTCTCTTGTCACAGAAGAGGGACTTCGGTCCCCTTTACTAACAAGTTTCAGAGCTCTTGACCTCAAATTGTGCCAAGATGTCTACTGACAAGATTACCTTCCTCACCAACTGGTATGATATGCCGCTGGTGCTGTTTCTATCTGTGTTCTTGCTGTTTCTTCTGCTACGTTCGTGAACTGTTACTAAGTGGTTGTGTGTTATATAAAGGCACGCGACGCCGTACCACGCTCCCCTGTACCTCGCTCAGAGCAAGGGTTACTTCAAGGAAGAAGGCCTGAAGGTTGCTCTGCTGGAGCCCAATGACCCCTCTGATGTCACTGAGATAATTGGTAGCGGTAAGGTTGACATGGGCTTCAAGGCCATGATCCATACTCTGGCTGTATGTATCATCTCTCCTTGGGACCTTTTGAACAGACCTCTAACTGCCGAACCAGGCCAAGGCTCGTAACTTCCCTGTCACCTCGATTGGCTCTCTTCTTGACGAGCCTTTCACCGGTGTTGTGTACCTCAAGGATAGCGGAATCACTGAAGACTTCCGCTCCCTGAAGGGCAAGAAAATTGGCTATGTTGGAGAGTTCGGAAAGGTATGTACCACTGACTGTGTCGTTGAACGAGCTGAGATTAAATTAATCCAGATTCAAATCGACGAGCTCACCAAGTACTATGGCATGACTGCGGACGACTACACTGCCGTCCGTTGCGGCATGAACGTTACCAAGGCCATCATCCGCGGTGACATTGATGCCGGCATTGGCCTGGAGAATGTGCAGATGGTTGAACTGGCCGAGTGGCTGGCATCCCAGAACCGTCCCCGTGACGACGTTCAGATGCTCCGCATCGACCAGCTCGCCGAgcttggctgctgctgcttctgctccatCCTCTACATTGCCAACGATGCCTTCTTGGCCGCCAACCCCGAGAAGGTTCAGAAGTTCATGCGTGCTGTCAAGCGTGCAACGGACTACGTTCTCGCAGAGCCTGCAGCGGCCTTCGAAGAATACATTGACATGAAGCCCATCATGGGAACCCCTGTCAACCGTAAGATCTTCGAGCGGTCTTTCGCCTACTTCAGCCGTGACCTGAAGAACGTCAGTCGTGACTGGGCTAAGGTTACCAACTACGGAAAGCGTCTGGGTATCCTTGATGCCGACTTCCAGCCTAACTACACAAACCAGTACCTCTCCTGGACGTTGGACGCGGATTCGACCGACCCTCTGGGTGACCAGAAGCGTATGGCGGAACTGCAGAAGGAGGTTGCTTGCGAGGGTGGCTTCAAGCGTCTGCAGGTGGCCTCTAGCGCATAAGTAGCTACGACCACGTCCTGAGGTCTGATTGGCAGGCGCATATGTTGTTAATCGTACGACCATATGGAAATTGAATGACTTAATCAAGTCTATGGTGTTGTCTCTTGAATTTCACATAATTCAAAACTCCCGTAGCGTACCTGTAAGGCGTACGTAAGCTGTCTACGTAGACCCGCATATCCATCCAAGACACCAACCAGCAGGACAAACTAGCCATACCCCAACCTGGCCGTCACTGCGTTTGTCGCTCTAGTGATAAGACGAACGTCGTAGCACAAAGTTCCTCTGTCCACGTTAGATATTTCCAAAGAAGGTTAGACAGTCTGATTTGCTTTTATCGAGGCGTCATCGCCACGAAGATTGCAGCAGGCCTACGTACGCAATGTCCAAATATACTAACGCGTAGCTCCATAGAATGGTTTCTTAATGCACCTGGCAAGAGGAGCCACAGATCCTATAGATCATATCGCCAGCGAGACCGTTTATAGGTCTTGAGACGGAGAGGCCGACCGGCTCGGGTaattctttctatttatgTACaatctttaataattctatgtAAATACGTACTGGGAATAAGTGCGAATAAGGTAACAGGCTTATTTATATCCACCAGTGTAGACATCACTTCCCCGTCCACCtatcgtcatcatcttcttcaggcCAACTTCCAGACCTCTCACCCCGCAACAGCGCGAACTCAACATCATCCATCTCTCCATCACTCAAGTCTTCGTCGCCGTTAAACCGATCCAGCGGCTGCCAGTTTCCCCGTTCTCTGTCCTCCGTACTCTGCGCGCCCGTCCTTGACTTGAATCTTCTGTATATAAACCAACCAGCAAAAGCGAGTACAACAGCCGATGCAAACCccccaaagaagaaaagtagTGAGTGGACAGGTGAATCcccgtcatcctcatcatgcCGTCCCACGACTGCTTCATTAGAATCTAGATCCCAGCGGACTAGTTTGGTGGTTCCTAGGATATGGCCTGTGGAGTTTAGGCCATGGGCGCGGATGTACGTTGATTCTGTGTCCGCGGGAATGGGAATGACGGTTTCGAAGCCGGATTTGGGCACCGCAGCTATGAATGTGTATGTCTTTGGGTTGGGTGAGTCCGCGCCTTCGAGAGCCCAGGTTACGACTTCGGTGGCGCCGTTCCAGCTCGCTGCGGCTGTGTAGTTGTAAGCAGAGATGTCGGGGGACGTCGTTGGGTGGCCGACCCAAGGGTATTTTAGGACGCGGTAGGACATGATGTTGCCGTCGCCGGAGGCGGCGCCGAAGTGCGTGTTGCAGAGGACGGTGCCATCGGAGGCGTATTCGGTCCAGGTTGGGATGTGGCCGTAGCCTACGAGAACTTTTGTGTTGCCGTTGCTAGAGGTGAGGAGCTGGACGGAGCCCTGCGATTGGCTGCTAATCGGGTCTGGGTTCCAGTATTCGTGGCGGACTTTGACGGTCATGTTTTCTTGATCGATGTCTAGGTAGAGGCCGCGGCTGGGTAGTTCGGGGGCGCCTGCGCCACGGGAGGCATTGTCGAAGATGGTGATGGCCGTGCCGTTGTCGCGGAAGCGGGCGTGATGTTGCCAGGAGAAGTTTGTAGCTGCGCCGTCCGAAAGGTCTGTGAAGTCGTTGTTTTTGCCGCCGAGGCGCCAGATGATGTCGCCTGTGCGGCCGTCGATGTAGGTGAGGCAGCTGGCGTAGCGGGATGAGATCAGATAGTTTCCCTTGGCGTCCTTTTCTACGCTGTTAATGTGAAAGAAGTCCCATGGGTGGACATCAGAGTCGCCATTGCCTTCGCGGTCCCGCTTCATGTCGGTGAAGTTAAAGTGCTCGGATGCTCGCCATTGGAAGAGAGTTTTCCCTGTCTCGATGTCAAGCTCTTGGAACGTGCCGTCCCAGATCCAGCCTTCTTCGAGACCGCCGACTGTTGTTAGATCTGCAGGAATGATGTCGTAAATGGTGATTAGTGCGGTGTCGTCTTGTGTGATGTGGAATTCGTGGAGATCTCCTGGGAGATGGTTGGCCGCGTTgattttatatacttctcGGTAGGAAGAGTCTAGCTATAGTAGGTTTAGAAAATTATGACTTGAGATGCATGTGGAGATGGTTGTTTCATTGCGTTTCGCATAGGTAGGTAAGGTA
The sequence above is a segment of the Aspergillus flavus chromosome 4, complete sequence genome. Coding sequences within it:
- a CDS encoding glycogen synthase encodes the protein MASEETGAEPPKRDVRNHMLFEVATEVANRVGGIYSVLKSKAPVTTAEYGERYTLIGPLNRASAAVEVEELTPSNPRMIETIKSMQERGIEVIYGRWLIEGAPRVLLIDTSTGYKFLDEWKGDLWNTAGIPSPAADTETNEAIVFGYLVAWFLGEVRLIDCTIFIAHERRVAVVAHFHEWLAGVALPLTKKRHMDLTTIFTTHATLLGRYLCAGSVDFYNHLQHFDVDAEAGKRGIYHRYCIERAAAHTADVFTTVSHITAFESEHLLKRKPDGVLPNGLNVKKFSAVHEFQNLHSQSKEKINDFVRGHFYGHNDFDLDNTLYLFTAGRYEFRNKGVDMFIESLARLNHRLKASGSKTTVVAFIIMPAQTTSLTVEALKGQAVVKSLRDTIEMIEKGIGKRMYERCLAWKEGDNMPDEKDLMASQDRVLLRRRLFAMKRHSLPPIVTHNMNNDHEDPILNQIRRVQLFNDPTDRVKIIFHPEFLNSSNPVLPLDYDDFVRGTHLGVFPSYYEPWGYTPAECTVMGVPSITTNLSGFGCYMEELIENSSDYGIYIVDRRMKGVDDSVNQLTDFMFNFALKSRRQRINQRNRTERLSDLLDWKRMGLEYVKARQLALRRAYPSSFGSGEDFYDIIGGTEQKISRPLSVPGSPRDRSGMMTPGDFASLQEVKEGLSTEDYIAWRLPGATDEDEPDDQYFPLTLRTKKTSDRPASPLDRISVNGGN
- a CDS encoding uncharacterized protein (the expression of this gene has been shown to be completely inhibited by thiamine as was observed for the schizosaccharomyces pombe nmt1, swiss-Prot accession number P36597), whose translation is MSTDKITFLTNWHATPYHAPLYLAQSKGYFKEEGLKVALLEPNDPSDVTEIIGSGKVDMGFKAMIHTLAAKARNFPVTSIGSLLDEPFTGVVYLKDSGITEDFRSLKGKKIGYVGEFGKIQIDELTKYYGMTADDYTAVRCGMNVTKAIIRGDIDAGIGLENVQMVELAEWLASQNRPRDDVQMLRIDQLAELGCCCFCSILYIANDAFLAANPEKVQKFMRAVKRATDYVLAEPAAAFEEYIDMKPIMGTPVNRKIFERSFAYFSRDLKNVSRDWAKVTNYGKRLGILDADFQPNYTNQYLSWTLDADSTDPLGDQKRMAELQKEVACEGGFKRLQVASSA
- a CDS encoding ASST-domain-containing protein — protein: MMIMLNVVLILLVLVIARVQADHGPYFQSAAYDEGKFGEWPTETYRSSPIVGPALNYLQYSDECKDGLYTFIAPRGNKVANPGPMILDQDGHLVWTKRYGQSYNLNVYTFKGQDYLTFWMGNDGVGGHGEGAYYMLDSSYREVYKINAANHLPGDLHEFHITQDDTALITIYDIIPADLTTVGGLEEGWIWDGTFQELDIETGKTLFQWRASEHFNFTDMKRDREGNGDSDVHPWDFFHINSVEKDAKGNYLISSRYASCLTYIDGRTGDIIWRLGGKNNDFTDLSDGAATNFSWQHHARFRDNGTAITIFDNASRGAGAPELPSRGLYLDIDQENMTVKVRHEYWNPDPISSQSQGSVQLLTSSNGNTKVLVGYGHIPTWTEYASDGTVLCNTHFGAASGDGNIMSYRVLKYPWVGHPTTSPDISAYNYTAAASWNGATEVVTWALEGADSPNPKTYTFIAAVPKSGFETVIPIPADTESTYIRAHGLNSTGHILGTTKLVRWDLDSNEAVVGRHDEDDGDSPVHSLLFFFGGFASAVVLAFAGWFIYRRFKSRTGAQSTEDRERGNWQPLDRFNGDEDLSDGEMDDVEFALLRGERSGSWPEEDDDDRWTGK